The Williamwhitmania taraxaci genome has a segment encoding these proteins:
- a CDS encoding IS30 family transposase, with the protein AAVEALSPLAHQMHTITADNGKEFAAHQVIAEKLQINFYFARPYHSWERGANENANRLVRQYFPKKTDFKTITQEQVQWVEDILNSRPRKRLGFISPLLTYNQLTQVAFVS; encoded by the coding sequence CTGCTGCAGTGGAGGCGCTATCCCCGTTGGCACACCAAATGCACACTATTACCGCTGATAATGGAAAGGAGTTTGCAGCACATCAGGTTATTGCCGAAAAGTTGCAAATAAATTTTTACTTTGCACGGCCATACCACAGCTGGGAGCGCGGCGCTAACGAGAATGCAAACCGCTTGGTAAGGCAGTATTTCCCGAAGAAAACGGACTTTAAAACGATAACACAAGAGCAGGTTCAGTGGGTCGAAGATATTCTTAACAGTCGGCCTAGAAAAAGGCTAGGGTTTATCTCTCCCCTCTTAACATATAATCAGTTAACCCAAGTTGCATTTGTGAGTTGA